The proteins below are encoded in one region of Catenulispora sp. GP43:
- a CDS encoding cell wall-binding repeat-containing protein, giving the protein MSKFSGRRPLALSAILSTSLIPALGFAAPSAHAVNPGPADSSLTISDGTQRMLVDGQPLTFPTTVTDATWSPNGSRVAFVDATGDLVSTLPDGSRTRVLAHGGPGIAISSPTWSSDGSSVAFAESVNGALGPIKLAKADGYGTSASGGGDGSDIADLWTPYDGAAYSSPDAVYAPDGTDPSTNTVPNYVFQKTPAGSSTAQIWSIRKYAGGWEPYKIADGTQPTVSPDGRTVAFIDGSWQLAVVDISNPFQPSAPKVLTHLDDLQLSHPAFSPDCTRIAFETSYVRMGAPSMPNDVEAIPAAGGTPAVVSQHPGVPAYRPTALTHVTRLAGADRIGTAIAISKAEYPDATLPAARPTTVLLARSDQYADALAGSVLAKNGPLLLTPSAALDPAVRAEIVRVLGPAHHGAPVVTLLGGTQALSPAVQKAITDLGYGVKRLGGPDRFATAVDIAQSTIKPGPYDRTYVVATGDDFADALSASATGHPILLTDGKVMPPVTAAFLKEVRYPPTGGAPTFYEVGGQAKTAIETSGATGTARTIALAGTDRFETSFMVAREFFGAAPARPGRLYLGAATAFNWPDSLAGGAAMAKLSGPMLLVDPQKGLSTEEQQWVSANSGSVDSALVFGGLVALPGGIDTELGTNLSGPAGYVTATDPASIPR; this is encoded by the coding sequence ATGTCAAAATTCTCTGGACGGCGCCCTCTCGCGCTGTCCGCGATCCTCTCGACGTCACTCATACCGGCCCTGGGGTTCGCCGCGCCTTCGGCGCACGCCGTGAACCCCGGTCCCGCCGACAGCTCCCTGACGATCAGCGACGGGACCCAGCGGATGCTGGTCGACGGCCAGCCCCTGACCTTCCCGACCACGGTCACCGACGCGACGTGGTCCCCCAACGGCAGCCGAGTCGCCTTCGTCGACGCCACCGGGGACCTGGTCTCGACGCTTCCGGACGGCAGCCGGACGCGGGTCCTGGCCCATGGCGGGCCCGGGATCGCCATCTCCAGCCCGACCTGGAGCAGCGACGGCTCAAGCGTCGCCTTCGCCGAGTCGGTCAACGGCGCCCTCGGCCCCATCAAGCTCGCCAAGGCCGACGGCTACGGCACCAGCGCCTCCGGCGGCGGCGACGGATCCGACATCGCCGACCTCTGGACCCCGTACGACGGCGCGGCCTACTCCTCCCCGGACGCGGTCTACGCGCCGGACGGGACCGACCCGTCGACGAACACCGTCCCGAACTATGTCTTCCAGAAGACGCCCGCCGGCAGTTCCACGGCGCAGATCTGGTCCATCCGGAAGTACGCCGGCGGGTGGGAGCCGTACAAGATCGCGGACGGGACGCAGCCCACGGTCAGCCCGGACGGCAGAACCGTGGCGTTCATCGACGGCTCCTGGCAGCTCGCGGTGGTCGACATCAGCAACCCGTTCCAGCCCTCGGCGCCGAAGGTCCTGACCCACCTGGACGACCTCCAGCTGTCCCACCCGGCCTTCTCCCCCGACTGCACCAGGATCGCCTTCGAGACGTCGTACGTCAGGATGGGCGCCCCGTCCATGCCGAACGACGTCGAGGCGATCCCGGCGGCCGGCGGCACCCCCGCCGTCGTCTCGCAGCACCCCGGCGTCCCGGCCTACCGCCCGACGGCCCTCACCCACGTGACCCGCCTGGCCGGCGCCGACCGGATCGGCACCGCGATCGCGATCTCGAAGGCTGAGTATCCCGACGCCACGCTGCCGGCCGCCCGGCCGACCACCGTGCTGCTGGCCCGCTCCGACCAGTACGCGGACGCGCTGGCCGGCAGCGTGCTCGCCAAGAACGGACCGTTGCTGCTCACCCCCTCGGCCGCGCTCGACCCGGCGGTCCGCGCCGAGATCGTGCGCGTGCTGGGGCCGGCACACCACGGAGCGCCGGTCGTCACCCTGCTCGGCGGCACGCAGGCCCTCTCACCGGCCGTGCAGAAGGCGATCACCGACCTCGGCTACGGAGTGAAGCGCCTCGGCGGCCCGGACCGCTTCGCGACCGCCGTGGACATCGCCCAGAGCACCATCAAGCCGGGCCCCTACGACCGCACGTACGTGGTGGCCACCGGCGACGACTTCGCCGACGCCCTGTCCGCCAGCGCGACCGGCCACCCCATCCTGCTCACCGACGGCAAGGTGATGCCGCCCGTGACCGCCGCTTTCCTTAAGGAGGTGAGGTACCCGCCCACCGGCGGCGCACCGACCTTCTACGAAGTCGGCGGCCAGGCCAAGACCGCGATCGAGACCTCCGGCGCCACCGGCACGGCCCGAACCATCGCCCTGGCCGGCACCGACCGCTTCGAGACCTCGTTCATGGTGGCGCGCGAATTCTTCGGCGCCGCCCCCGCCCGACCCGGCCGCCTATACCTCGGAGCCGCGACCGCCTTCAACTGGCCCGACTCCCTGGCCGGCGGCGCGGCCATGGCGAAACTCTCAGGCCCGATGCTCCTGGTGGACCCACAGAAGGGCCTCAGCACCGAGGAGCAGCAATGGGTCTCCGCCAACTCCGGCAGCGTCGACAGCGCCCTGGTCTTCGGCGGCCTGGTCGCCCTGCCGGGCGGCATCGACACCGAGCTCGGCACCAACCTGTCGGGCCCGGCCGGCTACGTCACCGCGACCGACCCGGCGAGCATTCCGCGGTAG
- a CDS encoding Fic family protein, with translation MIDIALADSALASPAASFGGHEFYPDPIVKAAVLCSHLSKNHAMPDGNKRLAYVSMTAPTAECSPGRSR, from the coding sequence GTGATCGACATCGCCCTGGCCGATTCCGCGTTGGCATCGCCTGCCGCGAGTTTCGGCGGTCACGAGTTCTACCCCGATCCCATCGTCAAGGCGGCCGTGTTGTGTTCGCACCTGTCCAAGAACCATGCGATGCCAGATGGCAACAAGCGGCTCGCTTATGTGTCCATGACGGCCCCTACCGCGGAATGCTCGCCGGGTCGGTCGCGGTGA
- a CDS encoding ribbon-helix-helix protein, CopG family, which translates to MSSNETRAFTVRVPAEQAEALELIAKTDGISVAEEVRGALLERIEARKADPEFMALVKATVERSQAALDLLAK; encoded by the coding sequence ATGAGCAGCAACGAGACTCGCGCCTTTACTGTGCGTGTCCCCGCCGAGCAGGCCGAAGCGCTGGAGCTGATTGCCAAGACCGATGGCATCTCGGTCGCCGAGGAGGTCCGGGGCGCCTTGTTGGAGCGCATCGAGGCTCGTAAGGCCGACCCTGAGTTCATGGCGTTGGTGAAGGCCACCGTTGAGCGCAGCCAGGCGGCTCTGGACCTGCTGGCCAAGTAA
- the ychF gene encoding redox-regulated ATPase YchF has product MALTIGIVGLPNVGKSTLFNALTKNDVLAANYPFATIDPNEGVVGVPDPRLAKLAELYTSQKVVPATVTFVDIAGIVRGASEGQGLGNKFLANIREADAICQVIRVFTDPNVVHVDGKVSPADDIETINTELILADLQTIEKALPRLQKEARMKKEIQATVAAVEEAKKVLDSGKTVFAARLDREPLRELHLLTAKPFLYVFNVDEDELTNDALKDEMRALVAPAEAIFLDAKIEHELMELPDDEALELLQGMGQEESGLNQLARVGFETLGLQTYLTAGPKESRAWTIRKGATAPEAAGVIHTDFQRGFIKAEIVSFEDLIELGSVAEARAKGKARMEGKDYVMADGDVVDFRFNV; this is encoded by the coding sequence ATGGCGCTCACCATCGGAATCGTCGGACTCCCGAACGTGGGCAAGTCGACCTTGTTCAACGCGCTCACCAAGAACGACGTGCTCGCCGCGAACTACCCCTTCGCCACCATCGACCCGAACGAGGGCGTGGTCGGCGTCCCGGACCCGCGGCTGGCCAAGCTCGCCGAGCTGTACACCTCGCAGAAGGTGGTCCCGGCCACCGTCACCTTCGTCGACATCGCCGGCATCGTCCGCGGCGCCAGCGAGGGGCAGGGCCTGGGCAACAAGTTCCTGGCCAACATCCGCGAGGCCGACGCCATCTGCCAGGTGATCCGGGTCTTCACCGACCCCAACGTGGTCCACGTCGACGGCAAGGTCTCCCCGGCCGACGACATCGAGACCATCAACACCGAGCTGATCCTGGCCGACCTGCAGACCATCGAGAAGGCCCTGCCGCGCCTGCAGAAGGAGGCGCGGATGAAGAAGGAGATCCAGGCCACCGTCGCCGCGGTCGAGGAGGCCAAGAAGGTCCTGGACTCCGGCAAGACCGTCTTCGCCGCCCGCCTGGACCGCGAACCGCTGCGCGAGCTCCACCTGCTGACCGCCAAGCCGTTCCTGTACGTCTTCAACGTCGACGAGGACGAGCTCACCAACGACGCGCTGAAGGACGAGATGCGCGCCCTGGTCGCCCCGGCGGAGGCGATCTTCCTGGACGCGAAGATCGAGCACGAGCTGATGGAGCTCCCCGACGACGAGGCCCTGGAACTGCTGCAGGGCATGGGCCAGGAGGAGTCGGGCCTGAACCAGCTGGCGCGCGTCGGCTTCGAGACCCTGGGCCTGCAGACCTACCTCACCGCCGGCCCGAAGGAGTCGCGCGCGTGGACCATCCGCAAGGGTGCCACCGCGCCCGAGGCCGCGGGCGTGATCCACACGGACTTCCAGCGCGGGTTCATCAAGGCGGAGATCGTGTCGTTCGAGGACCTGATCGAGCTCGGGTCGGTCGCCGAGGCGCGGGCCAAGGGCAAGGCCCGGATGGAGGGCAAGGACTACGTCATGGCCGACGGGGATGTCGTCGACTTCCGGTTCAACGTGTAG
- a CDS encoding DNA recombination protein RmuC has translation MMPVLLLVIGIAFGALLGVLWERSRRLTLNSQALDQSADRLLALAGSQFDAAGRPINESLSRLDDRLRDIERGRAASQAALAQQIDDVRTAAGALGTQTAALVTALRRPEVRGQWGEMHLRRAVELAGMVDRCDFETQTVIPGSHGSTGTEGMLRPDLVVHLAGDKYVVVDAKTPLAAYLDAAESTDETERMQFLASHAKHLRAHVDQLASKAYWRALGASGRPTPEFVVLFVPGEAFLSQAVDIDPDLLEHAAARRVVIATPTTLIALLRTVAYAWTQDSLAANARQVFELGRELYARLNTMSGHLDRVGKGLNSAVAAYNQSVGSLETRVLVTARRLNELGLVDEELTVPAQVEIQTRALSD, from the coding sequence ATGATGCCTGTGCTGCTGCTGGTGATCGGGATCGCGTTCGGCGCGCTGCTCGGCGTGTTGTGGGAGCGGTCCCGCCGCCTGACCCTGAACTCGCAGGCGCTGGACCAGTCCGCGGACCGGCTGCTGGCGCTGGCCGGCTCGCAGTTCGACGCGGCGGGCCGGCCGATCAACGAGTCGCTGTCGCGGCTGGACGACCGGCTCCGCGACATCGAGCGGGGCCGCGCCGCCTCCCAGGCGGCGCTGGCCCAGCAGATCGACGACGTCCGCACCGCCGCCGGGGCGCTCGGCACCCAGACCGCGGCTCTGGTCACCGCGCTCCGCCGGCCCGAAGTGCGCGGCCAGTGGGGCGAGATGCACCTGCGCCGCGCCGTGGAGCTGGCGGGCATGGTCGACCGCTGCGACTTCGAGACCCAGACCGTGATCCCCGGCTCGCACGGCTCCACCGGCACCGAGGGCATGCTGCGGCCGGACCTGGTGGTGCACCTGGCCGGGGACAAGTACGTGGTCGTGGACGCCAAGACCCCGCTGGCCGCGTACCTGGACGCCGCGGAGAGCACGGACGAGACCGAGCGGATGCAGTTCCTGGCCTCCCACGCCAAGCACCTGCGCGCCCACGTCGACCAGCTGGCCTCGAAGGCCTACTGGCGGGCCCTGGGCGCCAGCGGCCGGCCGACGCCGGAGTTCGTGGTGCTGTTCGTCCCCGGCGAAGCTTTTCTTTCACAGGCTGTGGATATCGATCCGGACCTGCTGGAGCACGCCGCCGCGCGCCGGGTGGTGATCGCCACCCCGACCACGCTGATCGCCCTGCTCCGCACGGTCGCCTACGCCTGGACCCAGGACTCGCTGGCAGCGAACGCCCGGCAGGTGTTCGAGCTCGGCCGGGAGCTGTACGCGCGGCTGAACACGATGAGCGGGCACCTGGACCGCGTCGGCAAGGGGCTGAACTCGGCGGTCGCGGCCTACAACCAGTCGGTGGGTTCGCTGGAGACGCGGGTGCTGGTCACGGCGCGGCGGCTGAACGAGCTCGGGCTGGTGGACGAGGAGCTGACGGTGCCGGCGCAGGTGGAGATCCAGACACGGGCTTTGTCGGACTAG
- a CDS encoding DUF6542 domain-containing protein has translation MNEGASRLAPRPAARVPQTRRDRDALRRERMTAPLDFRSTGPTRPGSRPGSRPRPRPAGQAGAAVGAPTAARAARAAKRRQALTAWGVLLMVAGPTMTAAALDALLTGDAHWLFDLVFVAASFHAATLVRRRDLLAGVIVPPLAYCAGLLTAVQFGVMGAGHGPVGQLASVGALLAVKPRPLFLGTALAAVLIAARWAGMRSAAKR, from the coding sequence GTGAACGAAGGAGCCAGCCGCCTCGCGCCCCGCCCCGCCGCCCGGGTCCCGCAGACCCGCCGCGACCGCGACGCGCTGCGCCGTGAGCGCATGACCGCGCCGCTGGACTTCCGCTCCACCGGTCCCACGCGGCCCGGTTCGCGGCCCGGTTCGCGGCCCCGTCCGCGTCCGGCGGGCCAGGCCGGCGCCGCCGTCGGCGCCCCCACCGCAGCCCGGGCCGCCCGGGCCGCCAAGCGCCGCCAGGCCCTGACCGCCTGGGGCGTGCTGCTCATGGTCGCCGGGCCCACGATGACCGCCGCCGCGCTCGACGCGCTGCTCACCGGGGACGCGCACTGGCTCTTCGACCTGGTCTTCGTCGCCGCGTCCTTCCACGCCGCGACCCTGGTCCGGCGCCGGGACCTGCTGGCCGGCGTCATCGTGCCGCCGCTGGCGTACTGCGCCGGGCTGCTCACCGCGGTGCAGTTCGGCGTCATGGGGGCCGGCCACGGGCCGGTCGGCCAACTCGCCTCGGTCGGCGCGCTGCTCGCGGTCAAGCCGCGGCCGCTGTTCCTGGGCACGGCGCTGGCCGCGGTGCTGATCGCGGCGCGGTGGGCCGGGATGCGGAGCGCCGCCAAACGCTAG
- a CDS encoding 4-hydroxy-3-methylbut-2-enyl diphosphate reductase, which yields MGTMNVSAPEDRRVLLAAPRGYCAGVDRAVVTVEKALELYGAPVYVRKEIVHNKHVVQTLQNRGAIFVEETDEVPEGATVVFSAHGVAPIVHDEASRRGLKTIDATCPLVTKVHKEAVRFAEQDYDILLIGHDGHEEVVGTTGEAPEHIILVDGPDSVADVEVRDPAKVAWLSQTTLSVDETTATVDRLRAKFPLLLDPPSDDICYATQNRQIAVKRIAADSDLVIVVGSKNSSNSVRLVEVALEAGAGAAYLVDFASEISEEWLEGVRTVGLTSGASVPEDLVEGVLAWLAERGYGTVEVVRSAEEKLLFALPPELRKDMREGGGEA from the coding sequence ATGGGAACCATGAACGTCTCTGCGCCTGAAGACCGCCGCGTCCTCCTCGCCGCGCCCCGCGGCTACTGCGCTGGTGTGGACCGCGCGGTCGTGACCGTGGAGAAGGCGTTGGAGCTCTATGGGGCGCCGGTGTACGTCCGCAAGGAGATCGTGCACAACAAGCACGTCGTGCAGACGCTGCAGAACCGCGGCGCGATCTTCGTGGAGGAGACCGACGAGGTGCCCGAGGGCGCGACTGTGGTGTTCTCCGCGCACGGCGTCGCGCCGATCGTGCACGACGAGGCGTCCCGGCGCGGCCTGAAGACCATCGACGCGACCTGCCCGCTGGTCACCAAGGTGCACAAGGAGGCCGTGCGCTTCGCCGAGCAGGACTACGACATCCTGCTCATCGGCCACGACGGCCACGAGGAGGTCGTCGGCACTACCGGCGAGGCGCCGGAGCACATTATCCTGGTCGACGGCCCGGACTCGGTGGCCGACGTGGAGGTGCGCGACCCGGCGAAGGTGGCCTGGCTGTCGCAGACCACGCTGTCGGTGGACGAGACCACCGCGACCGTAGACCGGCTGCGCGCGAAGTTCCCGCTACTACTGGACCCGCCGTCCGACGACATCTGCTACGCCACCCAGAACCGGCAGATCGCGGTCAAGCGCATCGCGGCCGACTCCGACCTGGTGATCGTGGTCGGCTCCAAGAACTCCTCGAACTCGGTGCGCCTGGTCGAGGTCGCGCTGGAGGCCGGCGCGGGTGCCGCGTACCTGGTCGACTTCGCCTCCGAGATCAGCGAGGAGTGGCTGGAGGGCGTCCGCACGGTCGGCCTGACCTCCGGCGCCTCGGTCCCGGAGGACCTGGTCGAGGGCGTGCTGGCGTGGCTCGCCGAGCGCGGGTACGGGACGGTCGAGGTCGTCCGCTCGGCGGAGGAGAAGCTGCTGTTCGCGCTGCCGCCGGAGCTGCGCAAGGACATGCGCGAGGGCGGCGGCGAGGCGTAA
- the xseA gene encoding exodeoxyribonuclease VII large subunit gives MAMQSSAEQPIPVRAVSEAVAGWISRLGAIWVEGQLAQINKRPGSQMVYLVLRDPSADVSVQITTFRRVFEAVVPPLTEGARVIVYGKPDFYVPRSSFSIRAEEIRQVGLGELLARLEMLKAKLKAEGLFDPRRKKPLPFLPHCVGLITGRASAAERDVLENAKRRWPGVQFRVVNTDVQGPKAVPQILPALAQLDADPEVDVIIIARGGGSVEDLLPFSDEALIRAVGECETPVVSAIGHEPDSPILDLVADFRASTPTDAAKRVVPDVAEEMDRVAELRRSAWRSVARILEREAMGLTSFRQRPVLASPYSMIDGRRNDLDELVRRARSSVGHRLDRAGDDLGHTLARVRALSPMATLERGYSIVLAPSGHAVRSAEEVGEGDVLDVRLASGRLNAAVSEVFLSDAPPTDDSPADASTGEEPSE, from the coding sequence ATGGCGATGCAATCCTCGGCCGAACAGCCCATCCCCGTCCGCGCGGTCTCCGAGGCGGTGGCCGGGTGGATCTCCCGGCTGGGGGCGATCTGGGTCGAGGGACAGCTGGCGCAGATCAACAAGCGGCCCGGGTCACAGATGGTGTACCTGGTGCTCCGGGACCCGTCCGCGGACGTGTCCGTGCAGATCACCACGTTCCGTCGGGTGTTCGAAGCAGTGGTGCCCCCGCTTACGGAGGGCGCACGGGTCATCGTCTACGGGAAGCCGGACTTCTACGTCCCGCGTTCCTCGTTCTCCATCCGCGCCGAAGAGATCCGACAGGTCGGCCTCGGAGAACTGCTCGCGCGCCTGGAGATGCTGAAGGCGAAGCTCAAGGCGGAGGGCCTGTTCGATCCGCGCAGGAAGAAGCCGCTCCCGTTCCTCCCGCACTGTGTGGGCCTTATCACCGGACGTGCCTCAGCGGCGGAGCGGGACGTACTGGAGAACGCTAAGCGCCGGTGGCCCGGAGTCCAGTTCCGGGTGGTGAACACCGACGTGCAGGGGCCGAAGGCGGTTCCGCAGATCCTGCCGGCACTGGCCCAGCTCGACGCGGATCCCGAAGTGGACGTGATCATCATCGCGCGCGGTGGAGGTTCTGTAGAGGATCTCCTCCCCTTCTCCGATGAAGCACTCATCAGGGCTGTCGGCGAGTGCGAGACACCGGTGGTCTCCGCGATCGGCCACGAGCCGGACTCCCCGATCCTGGACCTGGTCGCCGACTTCCGGGCCTCGACGCCCACCGACGCGGCCAAGCGGGTCGTCCCGGACGTCGCCGAGGAGATGGACCGGGTCGCGGAGTTGCGGCGCAGTGCGTGGCGCTCCGTGGCACGGATACTGGAACGCGAAGCCATGGGACTGACGTCCTTCCGGCAGCGGCCGGTACTGGCTTCTCCGTACTCGATGATCGACGGCCGCCGCAACGACCTCGACGAGCTCGTCCGGCGGGCCCGGTCCAGCGTCGGGCACCGTCTGGACCGCGCCGGCGACGACCTCGGGCACACCTTGGCCCGGGTCCGCGCGCTGTCCCCCATGGCGACCCTGGAGCGCGGCTACTCGATCGTCCTGGCGCCGTCCGGACACGCCGTGAGGTCCGCCGAGGAGGTCGGCGAGGGGGACGTGCTCGACGTCCGCCTCGCCTCCGGGCGCTTGAACGCGGCGGTCTCCGAAGTGTTCCTCTCCGACGCTCCTCCTACTGACGATTCTCCTGCTGACGCTTCTACTGGTGAGGAGCCCAGCGAGTAA
- a CDS encoding N-acetyltransferase family protein — MTGTEEVRVRRAVPGDEEEIQRLRHKMAFDVFGAEPPAADEPNHVAAVKKLRMWLEAGDEAGTVCFVIDALDGNGLAASAIGTIDERLPSSRNPAGQSGYIYGVCTEERYRRRGYSRLVLQALLDWYTAQGIVRLELHSSEFGEGLYRELGFEDPKGVALTRWAPHQ, encoded by the coding sequence GTGACTGGTACCGAGGAAGTACGCGTGCGCCGGGCCGTGCCCGGTGACGAGGAAGAGATCCAGCGGCTGCGGCACAAGATGGCCTTCGACGTGTTCGGGGCCGAGCCGCCCGCGGCGGACGAGCCGAACCATGTGGCGGCCGTGAAGAAGCTCCGTATGTGGCTGGAGGCCGGGGACGAGGCGGGGACCGTGTGCTTCGTCATCGACGCGCTCGACGGGAACGGTCTCGCGGCCAGCGCTATAGGCACCATCGATGAGCGCCTGCCGAGCTCACGGAACCCGGCAGGGCAGTCCGGCTATATATATGGAGTCTGTACCGAGGAACGCTATAGGCGGCGCGGATACTCACGCCTGGTTCTCCAGGCACTCCTTGACTGGTACACGGCTCAGGGGATCGTTCGGCTGGAGCTCCACTCCAGTGAGTTCGGCGAGGGGCTCTACCGCGAACTCGGCTTCGAAGACCCCAAGGGCGTCGCCCTTACTCGCTGGGCTCCTCACCAGTAG
- a CDS encoding exodeoxyribonuclease VII small subunit has product MANETTIISGETPDLSHLGYEQARDELMDVVRRLETGGLTLEESLAAWERGEALAKHCQAKLDGARARLDAAIGAGNGNGNGEES; this is encoded by the coding sequence ATGGCGAACGAGACGACGATTATTTCCGGCGAGACTCCGGACCTGTCCCACCTCGGCTACGAGCAGGCCCGCGACGAGCTGATGGATGTCGTCCGGCGCCTGGAGACCGGCGGCCTGACGCTGGAGGAGTCGCTGGCCGCCTGGGAACGCGGCGAGGCGCTCGCCAAGCACTGCCAGGCGAAGCTTGACGGCGCGCGGGCCCGGCTGGACGCCGCGATCGGCGCCGGCAATGGGAACGGGAACGGCGAGGAGAGCTGA
- the glpX gene encoding class II fructose-bisphosphatase, with protein sequence MNAADPQANDNHTSDSSEAPDRNLALELARVTEAAAMAAGRWVGKGDKNAADGAAVNAMRKLINTVSMRGVVVIGEGEKDHAPMLFNGEEVGDGSGPECDVAVDPIDGTTLAGKGMPNALAVIAVADRHSMYDPSAVFYMDKLVAGPEAADVVDITAPVAENIRAVARAKRREPGDITVVVLDRPRHEGLVAEIREAGARIKFISDGDVAGAIMATRPGTGVDLLLGVGGTPEGIIAACAIKCLGGVIQGRLWPKDDAERRLAVDAGHDLDRVLLTDDLVSGENCFVAITGITDGELVRGVHYTGGGATTQSLVMRSKSGTVRRIDSEHRLDKLRQYSAVAFH encoded by the coding sequence ATGAACGCCGCAGACCCGCAGGCGAACGACAACCACACCTCCGACAGCTCCGAGGCCCCCGACCGCAACCTGGCGCTGGAGCTGGCCCGGGTCACCGAGGCGGCGGCGATGGCGGCCGGCCGCTGGGTCGGCAAGGGCGACAAGAACGCCGCCGACGGCGCCGCCGTGAACGCGATGCGCAAACTGATCAACACCGTCTCGATGCGCGGCGTGGTCGTCATCGGCGAGGGTGAGAAGGACCACGCGCCAATGCTCTTCAACGGCGAGGAGGTCGGCGACGGCTCCGGGCCGGAGTGCGACGTGGCCGTGGACCCGATCGACGGGACCACCCTGGCCGGCAAGGGCATGCCCAACGCGCTGGCCGTGATCGCGGTCGCCGACCGGCACAGCATGTACGACCCCTCGGCCGTGTTCTACATGGACAAGCTGGTCGCCGGCCCCGAGGCCGCGGACGTGGTCGACATCACCGCGCCGGTGGCCGAGAACATCCGCGCCGTGGCCCGCGCCAAGCGCCGCGAGCCCGGCGACATCACCGTGGTGGTCCTGGACCGCCCGCGCCACGAGGGCCTGGTCGCCGAGATCCGCGAGGCGGGCGCCCGCATCAAGTTCATCTCCGACGGCGACGTGGCCGGCGCGATCATGGCCACCCGCCCCGGCACCGGCGTGGACCTGCTGCTCGGCGTCGGCGGCACCCCCGAGGGCATCATCGCGGCCTGCGCGATCAAGTGCCTGGGCGGGGTGATCCAGGGCCGGCTGTGGCCCAAGGACGACGCCGAGCGCCGGCTCGCGGTGGACGCCGGGCACGACCTGGACCGCGTCCTGCTCACCGACGACCTGGTCTCCGGCGAGAACTGCTTCGTCGCGATCACCGGCATCACCGACGGCGAACTGGTCCGCGGCGTGCACTACACCGGCGGCGGCGCGACGACGCAGTCGCTGGTGATGCGCTCCAAGTCGGGCACGGTGCGCCGCATCGACTCCGAGCACCGGCTGGACAAGCTGCGGCAGTACAGCGCGGTGGCTTTCCACTGA
- a CDS encoding DUF4245 domain-containing protein gives MARVSPLKKSLRDMLLSMAVISLPLVAIVEWFPHDSKKPEDAVQTVDYTIPLAQARRDADLPFQALAPTSLPPGWRATSVHADFDPGAQLRWELGFLTSDDQYVALDQIAGGKGLDELLTLQAPDAAPVSGAGGTVTAGGYQWQVYVTPDGSRHALVRTTAPVGSAAPTTLGKVSVVVSGSGAMSELETLAGSLQQ, from the coding sequence ATGGCTCGCGTCTCTCCGCTGAAGAAGTCCCTGAGGGACATGCTGCTTTCCATGGCGGTGATCTCCCTCCCGCTCGTCGCGATCGTCGAGTGGTTCCCCCACGACTCCAAGAAGCCGGAGGACGCGGTCCAGACGGTCGACTACACGATCCCGCTGGCCCAGGCCCGCCGCGACGCCGACCTCCCCTTCCAGGCCTTGGCCCCGACCAGCCTGCCGCCGGGCTGGCGCGCCACCTCGGTGCACGCCGACTTCGACCCCGGCGCGCAGCTGCGCTGGGAGCTCGGCTTCCTGACCTCCGACGACCAGTACGTCGCGCTGGACCAGATCGCCGGCGGCAAGGGCCTGGACGAGTTGCTGACCCTGCAGGCCCCCGACGCCGCCCCGGTCTCCGGCGCCGGCGGCACGGTCACCGCCGGCGGCTACCAGTGGCAGGTCTACGTGACCCCGGACGGCAGCCGGCACGCGCTGGTGCGCACCACCGCGCCGGTGGGCAGCGCGGCGCCCACGACCCTGGGGAAGGTCTCGGTCGTGGTGTCCGGCAGCGGCGCGATGTCGGAGTTGGAGACGCTCGCCGGATCGCTGCAGCAGTAG